The nucleotide window AATAGCATGTTTTTACTCATCGATTCGCACAATTCTTTCCCACTCGGGCCCGATAAGGAGCCATTGCTTGTCGACGCCCCCTTGCACGCCATTTCCACCACCGCCGAGCTCCCGGGCGGCGTGACAGCAGCGCGGTTGACTGACGCGCTCGCCTCAGAGCTGAGTGCAGACGTGGGGGATGCGCGTTCCCACGCCGACCATCCCCTCGTCGCCCATGCTGTCGCATTGCTGCGCGCCCAAGAGACGCTGCGCTTCGACCCCACGGACGGCTCTCCGCTGACCTGGGATGTCTCAGGTGCTGTGGCCCGCAGCGAGGCGGGAGGGATGGTGTTCCCCCGGATCGACCCATGCGTTATCGGAGTGGTGCAAAACGCTGATGGCACCGAGATCCTGCTCGGTGAAAATGCCCGCCGTCCCGGCTACCACACCTGCATCGCTGGCTACGTCGAAGTCGGCGAAACCATCGAGCGTGCATTCGAGCGTGAGGTGTGGGAGGAAACCGGGCGCGCGATTTACGACGTCACGTATGTCGGGTCCCAGCCGTGGTCGCTCAGCAGCTCGCTCATGCTGGGGTTCAGTGCGCGAACCGACGATCGGGAGCCGCGTGGTGAGCTGGACGGTGAGCTCAGTTCCGTCATCTGGGCAAGCCGGGATGAGCTGCCACAAATCTCCTTGGCACCAAAGGGCAGCATTGCACGCAGCCTCATCGAACGGTGGGCGCGCGGTGAGTTCAGCGGTGAGTTCAGCGGTGAGTTCGAAGGTGGCAACTGTGGCCATTGATCTGAGCGTGCTCGACCAAGACCAGCTGGTTGCAGCGACCGCCCCCCGCGGACCGGTGTGCATTCTGGCGGGTGCGGGCACCGGTAAAACCAGGACGATCACGTACCGCATCGCGAACCTGATCGACCAGGGCATGGTGGCGCCGAACAAAGTGCTCGCGGTGACGTTCACGCAGCGCGCGGCCGGCGAGATGCGTGACCGCTTGCGCGTCATGGGCATCGGCGGTGTGCAGGCGAGGACATTCCACGCGGCTGCGCGCCGCCAGCTGGCCTATTTCTGGCCGCAGATCGCAGGCGACTTGCCGTGGCGCATGCTGGACAACAAGTTTCCTCTAGTTGGCCGCGCTGCACGCGCCGCGGGAGTAGATTCCGGCAAGGACATGGTGCGCGACCTCCTCGGGGAAATCGAGTGGGCGAAGGCGAACGTGATCGGCCACGACGACTATGTCCAGCGTATTGCGGGTAGCGGGCATACGCCTCCCACCGACCCGTCGAAAGTCGCCCAGGTTTACCGGTTGTATGAAGAAGGCAAGCGCAGCCCCGAGGGCATGCTGCTCGACTTCGACGATCTGTTGCTCCATGTCGCCGCCGCGCTCGAGAACGCGCCCGCAGTGGCGGAGGAGTTCCGCTCGCAGTACCAGTCGTTCGTGGTGGATGAGTACCAGGATGTCACTCCGTTGCAGCAGCGGGTCCTGGAAGGTTGGCTTGGGGACCGCGATGATCTGACTGTGGTCGGCGACGTGAACCAGACCATCTACTCGTTCACCGGGGCGACCCCGGAGTACCTGCTCAACTTCTCGCGCACCTACGCGCACGCCACGGTGGTGAAATTGCAGCGCGACTACCGTTCGACGCCGCAGGTCACTGAGCTTGCGAACACAGTGATTGGGAAGGCGCAGGGGAATACTGTCGGGCCGAAACTCGAGCTCATCGGTATGCGTGAGCCCGGCCCGCAGCCGACGTTTCATGCATACGATGACGAACCGACCGAGGCGCGCGAAGTTGCCACCGCAATTCGCAGATTGCTTGACGACGGCGTGCCGGCGCGGGAGATCGCCGTGCTGTATCGCATCAACGCCCAATCCGCGGCGTTCGAAGCTGCGCTCGCCGACGCGGGCATCTTGTACCAAGTCCGCGGTGGCGAGGGCTTCTTCCAGCGCGGGGAGATCAAAGAGGCGCTTCGCCAGCTGACTGCGGCAGCGAACCGCACCGACCTGCCTGACGATCCGGTAGCAGTCGCCCGGGCCGCTTTCGCCACGATCGGATTGACGCCCACGGAGCCGGAGGGTGCCCAGGCTCGTGAGCGGTGGCAAGCACTGCGTGCGCTCGTTGATCTCATCGAAGACATCGTGCAGTCGCAGGAGGCCGCGCATTTGCCGCAGGTACTGGTCTCGCTGCGGCAGCGTGCGGAGGCGAAGCAGCCTCCGGCAGTCGACGGGGTGACGCTGGCGAGCTTGCATGCAGCGAAAGGCCTCGAGTGGGACGCGGTGTTTCTTGTCGGGCTGGTGGAAAACACCCTGCCCATCTCGCACGCGATCAAAGCCGGCGAAGACCAGGTCGAAGAAGAGCGCCGCTTGTTCTACGTCGGCATCACTCGAGCCCGCACACATTTGCAACTGTCATGGTCGTTGGCGCGTCAAGAGGGCGGCCACAAGTCTCGCTCGCGTTCCCGGTTCCTCGATGGACTGGTCCCGGAACTCGAGGTGGAGAACACCCCGCAGCGCCTGAAGCGCAACCGGCGATGCCGAGTTTGCGGGAACCCGCTCGACACTCCGGCGGAGAAGACGCTGGGCCGCCATGCGGACTGCGAACCGGATTACGACGAAGCGGCGTTCGGGGCACTGAAGCGCTGGCGCCTCGAGGTTTCCCGCGCCGCAGGCCAGCCCGCGTATCTCGTGTTCTCGGATGCGACGCTGCTCGCCATCGCGGAGGCCATGCCCGCCGATGAGCCATCGCTTCTCGACGTTTCCGGCGTCGGTCCCGTCAAGGTGGAAAACTATGGGGCCGACGTGTTGCGGGTGCTCGACGACTACCGCGAAGACAACTAGAAACACACTGGACAATCGGGGTGCCGTTGCAGTTGATGCACGGCCAGCGGTACGGGTCCGAATGGGTCCGCGACATGGAACTCGCCGGGCACCGGGTGCGGCGCGGACACCCCCGGCGGGTCTGGCACACCGGCAACCCGGCGGATGAACACCGCCGCAGCAGCACCTCCAGCGCGCACCAACACCGGGTCGGGGGAGCGCGGTCCCTGCGGCACGTGCGTGGCCGCCGTGTCCCAGCCAGCGTCCTGGTCTCGCAGGTGCTGCTGCACGCACGCTTGGCACGGGTCGGTGGCGCTAGTTCGCAGCGGCCCGATGAGGACGCGCGAGTCGAAGAGTGACACCGCAACCGTGGGTCCGGTGCGGTATTTCACCAGTTGCGCAAACTGCGTGGCGTGCGGAAGCTGGTCGACCAATACTAATGGCGCGGACTGGTCCGAGGCGACAACAAAGTCGGGCTCAGTCTCGGGTGTCAAGGGCACGCGAACTTGGATGCCACTGGAAGCCAATTGGGACTTCAATTCTGCGGCCAGCGGCGACTTGCCAATCACCAAGACCGGGAGATCGATCACCGGCACGAAAATTCGGTAGGAGAGTAGATCGGCGATGAGGCTTTCGGCCGTGCCCGAGGCGGCGCGGATGCGGCTTTGCAATGACCTGGTCAGATGGTGAAGGGATATGGGCTCAAAGGTGCCGTCGATAAGCTGAGCAAGCTCCGTGGCGTAAGGGGTTTCGATGATGCCGGTGCGTGTCGCATCCAGTCCGAACTGCAGCGTGTGCGGAGCTCGCACGAACACGCTCACTCCCGGCGCAAGGCGCACCGGTGTGGCGCTTTTGAAACTGCGCGCCAATGAGACCACCCCCCGAAGTGTCTGCATTCAGCTTACAATCTTGGCCGATGCCCGGCACCGAAATTCCCTACACCGTTATTCGCTCCGCGAGGCGCAAGCGCACCGTGCAGGCGCGGATAGTCAACGGGGTGGCGGAGATCCGTATTCCGGCGCGCATGACTAAGGCGCAGGAACGCACAGCCGTAGAAGAGATGCTGGCGAAGTTGGCGAAGAAATCCCCCACGCCTCGCACCGATGCAGATTTGCTTGCCCGCGCGGAGACGCTGAATGCGAATTTGCTGGATGGCAACGCGAAGTGGCGCTCGATTCGTTGGGTGAGTAACCAAAACACCAGGTGGGGGTCCTGTACCACCGGCACCGGCGACATTCGCATCAGCGACCGGCTGGCGCAGGTGCCTGATTACGTCCTCGACGCGGTAATCGTGCACGAACTGGTGCACACGTTCATCCCGGGGCATAGCGGCGAATTCTGGCGGTGGGCGGACCGGGCTCCGCGAGCTGAACGGGCGAAGGGCTACCTTGAGGCGTATCAGCGCTTCGGTAGCGAGCAGACCAGCGGCCAGAGATTCAGCGGCTAAAGTTCGGTGCCGTCGTCGCGCCCGTCGTCCTTGCCATCGCCGTTTTCACGCTTGACCTCGGGGTTGTTGCGAATTTCTTCTTCGAGCTTGGCAAACTCCGCGTCGAAATCGGTGTCCGGTGCGTCATCGAGCAGGGTGTCAATGAACGCGGCAGGGTTGGCCAAGTGCTCAGCGGTAGGCAAGAAGTCGGGGTGATCCCACACCTGATCGCGGCGCTCAATGCCCACGGCGTTCTCGGCGCGGCGCCATAGGTTCGCTGCTTCGCGCACGCGCGGTGCAGACAGCTCGATGCCCACCACGTTGGCAAACGCCTGCTCGGCGGAACCGCCGGTAGCGCGACGGCGCGCCCACGCCTCGGCGAGCTGGTCGGCGGACGGGATGCGTTCGTTGAGCGCATCGGCTACCACCACATCTACCCAGCCCTCCACCAGCGCGAGGAGGGTTTCAAGCCGCTCCGTCGCGGTCGCGTTACGAGAACCCACACGTGGGGAGAGATCTTCACCCTGTAGTGACTGCAATGCTTCCTGGATCTGCTGCGGGTCCCCAGATTCAAGGTTGAGGTTGCGGGCGAGCTCCTCGATGTGGGAGGTATCAATCTGCAACCCGGCCGCATACTCCTCAACCGCCGCAACCAGCCGCTCGACCAGCCACGGCACGTGCTGGAACAGGCGCTGACGCGCCGCTTCGCGAGCTGCGATGTAGACAATGACTTCCTGGCCCGGCACCTCGAGACCGTTGGCGATCTCCGACACATTGCCCGGCAGGAGAGCGGTAACGCCGTGCGGCGCTACGGGCAGGCCGAAATCAGTGCCGGTCAGCGCCTGCTGGGCAAGATCGCCGAGCGCGTGGCCGAGCTTCATACCGAACTGCATCGAGTTCATCTGCCGCATCATCGATGCCATCGGCCCGAGCATCTCTCGTGCTTCCGCCGGCATCGTGTCCATCTGCGCGCGGTTCATCTGGTCAGCCACCGGATTCACCAACCGCTTCCACATGGGCATGGTCTGCG belongs to Corynebacterium glaucum and includes:
- a CDS encoding NAD(+) diphosphatase; protein product: MFLLIDSHNSFPLGPDKEPLLVDAPLHAISTTAELPGGVTAARLTDALASELSADVGDARSHADHPLVAHAVALLRAQETLRFDPTDGSPLTWDVSGAVARSEAGGMVFPRIDPCVIGVVQNADGTEILLGENARRPGYHTCIAGYVEVGETIERAFEREVWEETGRAIYDVTYVGSQPWSLSSSLMLGFSARTDDREPRGELDGELSSVIWASRDELPQISLAPKGSIARSLIERWARGEFSGEFSGEFEGGNCGH
- a CDS encoding ATP-dependent DNA helicase UvrD2 — encoded protein: MAIDLSVLDQDQLVAATAPRGPVCILAGAGTGKTRTITYRIANLIDQGMVAPNKVLAVTFTQRAAGEMRDRLRVMGIGGVQARTFHAAARRQLAYFWPQIAGDLPWRMLDNKFPLVGRAARAAGVDSGKDMVRDLLGEIEWAKANVIGHDDYVQRIAGSGHTPPTDPSKVAQVYRLYEEGKRSPEGMLLDFDDLLLHVAAALENAPAVAEEFRSQYQSFVVDEYQDVTPLQQRVLEGWLGDRDDLTVVGDVNQTIYSFTGATPEYLLNFSRTYAHATVVKLQRDYRSTPQVTELANTVIGKAQGNTVGPKLELIGMREPGPQPTFHAYDDEPTEAREVATAIRRLLDDGVPAREIAVLYRINAQSAAFEAALADAGILYQVRGGEGFFQRGEIKEALRQLTAAANRTDLPDDPVAVARAAFATIGLTPTEPEGAQARERWQALRALVDLIEDIVQSQEAAHLPQVLVSLRQRAEAKQPPAVDGVTLASLHAAKGLEWDAVFLVGLVENTLPISHAIKAGEDQVEEERRLFYVGITRARTHLQLSWSLARQEGGHKSRSRSRFLDGLVPELEVENTPQRLKRNRRCRVCGNPLDTPAEKTLGRHADCEPDYDEAAFGALKRWRLEVSRAAGQPAYLVFSDATLLAIAEAMPADEPSLLDVSGVGPVKVENYGADVLRVLDDYREDN
- a CDS encoding M48 metallopeptidase family protein: MPGTEIPYTVIRSARRKRTVQARIVNGVAEIRIPARMTKAQERTAVEEMLAKLAKKSPTPRTDADLLARAETLNANLLDGNAKWRSIRWVSNQNTRWGSCTTGTGDIRISDRLAQVPDYVLDAVIVHELVHTFIPGHSGEFWRWADRAPRAERAKGYLEAYQRFGSEQTSGQRFSG
- a CDS encoding zinc-dependent metalloprotease, which codes for MSNGFGFSFPNDDRDDNDDRRGDDGRGDGNERGNHGDSNNPFAAFGFGGFGGQQNFRFEAGEGGLGDILNQFGQMLSGVGSSMNSQGSEDAVNFDMALRVARQRVGNPREISSSDAKAVEESVKLADLWLNETTSLPASGATAQAWNPSEWLTQTMPMWKRLVNPVADQMNRAQMDTMPAEAREMLGPMASMMRQMNSMQFGMKLGHALGDLAQQALTGTDFGLPVAPHGVTALLPGNVSEIANGLEVPGQEVIVYIAAREAARQRLFQHVPWLVERLVAAVEEYAAGLQIDTSHIEELARNLNLESGDPQQIQEALQSLQGEDLSPRVGSRNATATERLETLLALVEGWVDVVVADALNERIPSADQLAEAWARRRATGGSAEQAFANVVGIELSAPRVREAANLWRRAENAVGIERRDQVWDHPDFLPTAEHLANPAAFIDTLLDDAPDTDFDAEFAKLEEEIRNNPEVKRENGDGKDDGRDDGTEL